A genome region from Thermoplasmata archaeon includes the following:
- a CDS encoding NosD domain-containing protein, which yields MGHEYFFKFASILLFLILLSLIPPHYHPAIAISIPQKVVYLPHSPILITSNQEFIQENGVVGGNGTVEDPYVIENWEIVTHNETAITVISTNVHFVIRNCLIKSNSGYGIFFGSIRNGTVMNTTLETEEMGIYVRSSSRFRISNNSFIGCRGGGIYFEGEIGYFDISENTFVNCGCSFSPQVWFHDEYFKSNFVNGKELYWARDRRNFTIHHDVGQIILNNCTNYIIENQTIENTSEGIVLYRSPEGIVRNNTIKNTKYGIRSVDVPFIQPGNVIDGNIVEKSSVGVLCSNSNKNMIANNTFYDCEYGVILYISSNCRIYRNIFGKCGYGLLFSGQTDSPFSSDNNMVSENCFIESQKANVFLFGVACGRNNTFFLNSFMKPVSGTYVEVSEGYRGKNWWNGTERGNFWDDWREPDDNEDGIVDIPFSVGDTGEMDFYPLVSPPSITIFHIPKSLVNPLVPLSLEVRVLASKYNISKVMCYYRGNCDWNEKELIIISGSYIDGTYMCTIHLENLSLLSYYFLAVDEGGCIETSQVFESKIMSRSSFPLNLSALGGADSLLLRWDPPTYTGFSTVLCYNIYRGLSMENKTLIATVDANTTTFVDTNVTPGLTYYYHVTAVNAIGESEPSNTVCVTVPLAKLTAKILVAKSNLRSGEEIETRVVVADAETGEPVENATVTLSTQLPGKFESQAGQTDENGTFTTKFVAGNVNASVFGKLVANISAEHYENATTSILLGILPGEMKISVEIDKTAVKVGENFTVVVSVKDENGDCVEDASVEILVGQDGAVAGEYQKFTNAEGRAVFTFSALKEGNLVFQVVAKKEGYAEARSGVGVWIKAVPEQGIDFGIPFALLLIAILIVGIWEERKGRQKISSN from the coding sequence ATGGGGCACGAATATTTCTTTAAATTTGCTTCAATTCTTCTTTTCCTAATTCTCTTATCTTTAATCCCACCACATTATCACCCGGCGATTGCCATTTCTATCCCACAGAAGGTTGTGTATCTCCCTCACTCTCCGATTCTTATCACGAGCAACCAGGAATTTATACAAGAAAATGGTGTAGTTGGTGGGAATGGAACTGTAGAAGATCCATATGTTATAGAAAACTGGGAGATAGTTACCCATAACGAAACTGCAATCACTGTCATTTCGACAAATGTGCACTTCGTTATCAGAAATTGTTTGATAAAGTCAAATAGTGGATATGGAATTTTCTTCGGTTCAATAAGAAACGGAACAGTAATGAACACAACCCTGGAGACAGAGGAGATGGGAATTTATGTTAGAAGCTCAAGCAGGTTCAGGATTAGTAATAATTCCTTTATAGGCTGTCGCGGGGGAGGAATTTACTTTGAAGGAGAAATAGGTTATTTCGATATCTCTGAGAATACTTTTGTAAATTGTGGATGTAGCTTTTCACCACAGGTATGGTTTCACGACGAATATTTCAAAAGCAATTTTGTGAATGGAAAAGAATTATATTGGGCTAGAGATAGGCGTAATTTTACCATTCATCATGATGTAGGTCAAATTATTTTGAATAATTGCACAAATTATATAATAGAAAATCAAACAATTGAAAACACGAGTGAGGGTATTGTGCTATACCGCTCTCCTGAGGGGATTGTAAGAAACAATACAATCAAAAACACGAAGTACGGGATTCGTAGTGTAGATGTGCCTTTTATCCAGCCGGGTAATGTAATAGATGGAAATATCGTAGAAAAAAGCAGTGTTGGAGTATTGTGTAGTAACTCTAACAAGAACATGATCGCAAATAATACATTCTATGATTGTGAATATGGTGTGATATTATATATTTCATCAAACTGCAGAATTTACCGCAACATTTTTGGAAAGTGTGGGTATGGATTGCTCTTTTCGGGACAGACAGATTCCCCATTCTCATCGGACAATAACATGGTCTCAGAGAACTGCTTTATTGAATCTCAAAAAGCCAATGTTTTCCTCTTTGGTGTTGCGTGTGGGAGAAATAACACATTTTTCTTAAATAGTTTTATGAAACCAGTTAGTGGAACTTATGTAGAGGTGAGCGAAGGATATAGAGGTAAAAACTGGTGGAATGGAACTGAAAGAGGGAATTTCTGGGATGATTGGAGGGAGCCAGACGATAACGAGGATGGAATTGTAGATATACCCTTTAGTGTTGGGGATACAGGGGAAATGGATTTTTATCCACTCGTGTCTCCGCCAAGTATAACTATCTTCCACATCCCGAAATCACTTGTAAATCCGTTAGTTCCCCTTTCCCTGGAAGTAAGAGTGTTAGCCAGCAAATATAACATTTCTAAAGTGATGTGCTACTACAGAGGAAATTGTGATTGGAATGAAAAAGAGTTAATTATAATATCTGGATCCTACATAGATGGAACATACATGTGCACTATTCATTTGGAAAACCTTTCCCTCCTCTCCTACTACTTTCTTGCTGTAGATGAAGGAGGCTGCATTGAGACCTCTCAAGTTTTTGAAAGTAAAATTATGTCTCGCTCCTCTTTTCCTCTAAATCTATCAGCGCTTGGAGGTGCAGATTCTCTCCTGCTGCGATGGGACCCACCAACTTATACAGGTTTTTCCACCGTGCTTTGTTACAACATCTATCGTGGACTTAGCATGGAAAACAAAACGCTCATTGCTACGGTTGATGCCAACACCACAACCTTTGTTGACACCAATGTCACACCTGGCCTTACTTACTACTACCATGTCACAGCCGTAAACGCAATTGGCGAAAGCGAGCCAAGCAATACGGTTTGTGTTACTGTGCCTCTAGCAAAACTGACTGCAAAAATTCTTGTGGCAAAGAGCAATCTTCGCTCTGGCGAGGAAATTGAGACAAGAGTGGTTGTTGCTGATGCAGAGACTGGAGAGCCGGTGGAGAACGCAACTGTTACTCTTTCCACACAATTGCCAGGTAAGTTTGAGAGCCAGGCAGGGCAAACAGATGAAAATGGAACATTTACAACAAAATTTGTTGCTGGGAATGTAAATGCCAGTGTCTTTGGGAAACTGGTTGCGAACATAAGTGCTGAGCATTACGAGAATGCAACAACAAGTATTTTGCTTGGAATTCTGCCAGGAGAAATGAAAATAAGCGTGGAGATTGATAAAACAGCGGTAAAAGTTGGTGAGAATTTTACTGTGGTTGTTAGTGTGAAGGATGAGAATGGGGATTGTGTGGAGGACGCAAGTGTGGAGATTCTGGTTGGTCAAGATGGAGCAGTTGCTGGCGAATATCAAAAGTTTACGAATGCTGAGGGAAGAGCAGTGTTTACTTTTTCTGCATTAAAAGAGGGAAATCTCGTGTTCCAGGTGGTTGCAAAAAAGGAGGGCTATGCTGAGGCAAGATCTGGAGTTGGTGTTTGGATTAAGGCAGTGCCAGAGCAAGGAATTGATTTCGGAATACCATTTGCATTGCTTCTAATTGCAATTTTAATTGTAGGGATATGGGAAGAGAGGAAAGGGAGGCAGAAAATCTCTTCTAATTAA